In the genome of Halobacterium noricense, one region contains:
- a CDS encoding response regulator transcription factor, translating to MPERDAGGAADDARSDAITVLVVEDEEALASLYDAWLSDDYDVRIAHTGRDALDLLDETVDVVLLDRRLPGLSGREVLTAIREQYDDCQVAMVTAVEPGLDILEMGFDDYVTKPASRDDIRSVVASLADRKQYDAYVQRYFRLLSKRAALEREVGDLAEHPEYDELRADIEAVEANLDGLVDEFGPTDFDAQFYSFSSPNGVADD from the coding sequence ATGCCTGAGCGGGATGCAGGCGGTGCGGCGGACGACGCACGAAGCGACGCGATTACGGTCCTCGTCGTCGAGGACGAGGAAGCGCTCGCGAGCCTCTACGACGCGTGGCTGAGCGACGACTACGACGTCCGCATCGCGCACACGGGTCGGGACGCCCTCGACCTGCTGGACGAGACGGTCGACGTCGTGCTGCTCGACCGGCGGCTCCCGGGGCTCTCCGGGCGGGAAGTGCTGACCGCGATTCGCGAGCAGTACGACGACTGCCAGGTCGCGATGGTGACCGCCGTCGAGCCGGGCCTCGACATCCTCGAAATGGGGTTCGACGACTACGTCACGAAGCCCGCTTCCCGGGACGACATCCGGAGCGTGGTGGCGTCGCTCGCCGACCGCAAGCAGTACGACGCCTACGTGCAGCGGTACTTCCGGCTGCTCTCGAAGCGCGCCGCTCTGGAGCGCGAAGTCGGCGACCTCGCCGAGCACCCGGAGTACGACGAACTCCGCGCGGACATCGAGGCTGTCGAGGCGAACCTCGACGGCCTCGTCGACGAATTCGGGCCGACGGACTTCGACGCGCAGTTCTACTCGTTCTCCTCGCCGAACGGCGTCGCGGACGACTGA